TCCAATTGCTTTGCCGGATAAATTAATTAACGGTCCTCCGGAGTTGCCCGGGTTGATTGCTGCATCGGTCTGGATTAAACCTCTTAACTCAAAAGTTTGGTGATAAGCTTCGTCAGTAGCTAAGATATTCCGCGACAAGCCGGAAACAATTCCTGTGGAAACAGTCTTGTGTAAACCTCCGAGAACATTGCCAATGGCAATTACGGCTTCACCCAACTCTAATTTTGCCGAATTACCGAGTTTAATAAAAGGAGTTTTTTCTTTGGTTTTAATCTGAAGCAAAGCAATGTCATTGATTGGGTCGCGGCTAATCACTTCAGCGTAATATTTTTTTCCGTTCCAATTAAGCCAATAATCGCCGGCAGTTTCAAAAACTACATGCCGGTTAGTGGCAACCAGTCCGGAATTGTTGATAAAAAATCCTGAACCGGTTTCCAATTCGGTTAATTCTTGCTCTGTTGTTTTGTCCGCCAGATCGCCGATTTCCTTTGTCGGTTTGATTAAAATGATGCTGGCAACTGCCGGAGAGATTTTCTTAATAATTTTTGGAACTGAAGCCATTTTATTTAGTATAGCAAAACTTGTTTAAATTAAAACAATTTTGACTTTAGGGTTTGGCCGTGATAGATTATTTTAATTAACTAATAAATCAATGGAAAAACTGAAAAAACTTTTTAAAGAAAATAGTTTAAGCATTTTTGCTTTACTGGTTATGGGAGGAATTGTTTATTTGGCTGTTTCCCAGAGCCGCGTCCCTAAACAAGTAAAGCCGGCAATAGCAGAACCGCCCGGCTCCGGTCAATTAGCGAGCAATCCGAACATAGATGGTTGGCCGTTTTTGGGTAATCCAGACGCCAAAGTGGTTTTTGTTGAGTTTGGCGACTACCAATGCGGTTTTTGCGGCCGGTTTAATCAAGAAACTTTACCCGAATTAAAAGAAA
This genomic window from Patescibacteria group bacterium contains:
- a CDS encoding trypsin-like peptidase domain-containing protein; the protein is MASVPKIIKKISPAVASIILIKPTKEIGDLADKTTEQELTELETGSGFFINNSGLVATNRHVVFETAGDYWLNWNGKKYYAEVISRDPINDIALLQIKTKEKTPFIKLGNSAKLELGEAVIAIGNVLGGLHKTVSTGIVSGLSRNILATDEAYHQTFELRGLIQTDAAINPGNSGGPLINLSGKAIGINTAMINSYENIGFAIPIDLIKQDLADIKKFGKIKRFYLGIRYITLNKDLKQKYNLPVDYGAYILREPEPDGQGVIPHSPADRAGLKEGDIILEADNEKITQKNSLKQILRKKNQGKPISFKILRNKNEITAQTALEDQT